One region of Micromonospora ureilytica genomic DNA includes:
- a CDS encoding phosphodiester glycosidase family protein, translated as MRSPHLVRPRLALLLAAGLTTLVAPAGVAHAATVTVPATDSPITITSTEQLAPGVTYGSFEVTTPRGVTVGYLLTADLKKNKVSLDLLHPDAVAQRTVVSAMTNEQGAVAGVNGDFFNNSETHVGVTPTYSSSGPEIADGEELKFAVPTAQRFGPGLAPGTSTQDVFGVGVNGKARVDTLSLDGEVRSRKGTIALGGLNQYALPVDGVGLFTADWGTASRVRSTCGTDTNRSDPCSTHTYEVTVRDGVVTTVGQTPGAGAIPADTQVLVGRESGADALDDLAVGDRVQVREKLVSAGKPKLTFAVGGAPILRDGAPLAGLDAKTAAVRSAAGVSPDGRTVYLVALAGRAPASAGFTIAELADLMRSLGADAAVNLDGGGSSTVAVREPGQAAATARNSPSDGTERMVANGIGIFLGRH; from the coding sequence ATGAGGTCACCGCACCTCGTACGCCCACGTCTGGCGCTGCTGCTCGCGGCGGGGCTGACCACGCTCGTGGCACCGGCCGGCGTCGCCCACGCCGCGACCGTCACGGTACCCGCGACCGACAGCCCGATCACCATCACCTCGACCGAGCAACTCGCCCCGGGCGTCACCTACGGCTCGTTCGAGGTGACCACGCCCCGGGGCGTCACCGTCGGTTACCTGCTCACGGCCGACCTCAAGAAGAACAAGGTCTCCCTGGACCTGCTGCACCCCGACGCGGTGGCGCAGCGCACTGTCGTCTCGGCGATGACGAACGAGCAGGGTGCCGTCGCCGGCGTCAACGGCGACTTCTTCAACAACAGTGAGACGCACGTCGGCGTCACCCCGACCTACTCGTCGTCCGGTCCCGAGATCGCCGACGGCGAGGAGCTGAAGTTCGCGGTACCGACCGCTCAGCGTTTCGGCCCCGGCCTCGCCCCCGGCACCTCGACCCAGGACGTGTTCGGCGTCGGCGTGAACGGCAAGGCGCGCGTCGACACCCTGAGCCTCGACGGCGAGGTGCGCAGCAGGAAGGGCACGATCGCGCTGGGCGGCCTCAACCAGTACGCGCTGCCGGTGGACGGCGTCGGCCTGTTCACCGCCGACTGGGGGACCGCCTCCCGGGTCCGGTCCACCTGCGGCACCGACACGAACCGCAGCGACCCGTGCAGCACCCACACCTACGAGGTGACCGTCCGTGACGGCGTGGTGACCACCGTGGGCCAGACGCCCGGTGCGGGAGCGATCCCGGCCGACACCCAGGTGCTGGTCGGCCGGGAAAGCGGCGCGGACGCGCTCGACGACCTCGCCGTCGGCGACCGGGTGCAGGTGCGCGAGAAGCTCGTCTCCGCCGGCAAGCCGAAGCTGACCTTCGCGGTCGGTGGCGCGCCGATCCTGCGCGACGGTGCGCCGCTGGCCGGCCTGGACGCCAAGACCGCCGCGGTACGCAGCGCGGCCGGTGTCAGCCCCGACGGGCGGACCGTGTACCTGGTCGCCCTGGCCGGCCGCGCCCCGGCCAGCGCCGGGTTCACGATCGCCGAACTGGCCGACCTGATGCGCTCGCTCGGCGCGGACGCCGCCGTGAACCTCGACGGCGGCGGCTCGAGCACTGTCGCCGTCCGCGAGCCGGGCCAGGCCGCAGCCACCGCCCGCAACAGCCCATCCGACGGTACGGAGCGAATGGTCGCCAACGGCATCGGGATCTTCCTGGGCAGACACTGA